One genomic window of Pocillopora verrucosa isolate sample1 chromosome 8, ASM3666991v2, whole genome shotgun sequence includes the following:
- the LOC131778864 gene encoding apoptosis inhibitor 5-like: MAGVEELYKQFGILADANEKAGEHEGAFLQILAAVKGSQAEKRLASQFIARFFKFFPKLQENAIDAMLDLCEDEDNTIRRQAIKGLPDLCKDTPEHLPRIADVLTQLLQSEDPAELTIVRNALTSLFKMEPKGTIGGLFSQILSGEEASRESAIKFLSSAVEEYGKKVLHPSPETEEYLVEEIKKAMADVTGEEFRTFMTILSSLKVMGSAHQELADIVGEQAELSQPFQPGDADIVDRFISCARQAIPYFVKGASAQTFFTYFVESVLPKLNEVVTSDGEDVKLEILKLCAEMSPHGLTDENIKAAIEPVYNLLLEYMPLPPGDEEEKSAEENSEPKFQFSYVECLISTFHQLAKKNPEFLTDTTAAERLKDFRLRLQYFAQGCQVYIKQLRLSLQGKTGPALQEEENKIKIVALRTTTNINAVIKDLFHNPPSFKSSITLSWKPPAKTQASTLTSPKDSKDTVVDEKRKRAGITPIKFDLPPETKSPKKSKPSTISVYTPPGRRAGASNGVVKGQTMPDGGRGRGFRQRGRNRGRGRGWRGGRS, translated from the exons ATGGCAGGTGTCGAAGAGCTTTACAAGCAGTTTGGAATCCTTGCTGATGCAAACGAGAAAGCCGGAGAG CACGAGGGAgcctttcttcaaattttggcTGCTGTAAAGGGTTCACAAGCGGAGAAGCGTCTGGCATCACAGTTTATAGCCagatttttcaagttctttccCAAGCTGCAGGAGAACGCTATAGATGCTATGCTGGATTTGTGCGAGGATGAAGACAACACA ATCAGACGCCAGGCCATAAAAGGTCTGCCAGACCTCTGCAAAGACACTCCAGAACACCTGCCAAGAATAGCTGATGTACTTACCCAATTATTGCAGTCAG AGGATCCAGCAGAATTAACAATTGTCAGAAATGCTCTCACATCACTGTTTAAAATGGAACCAAAAG GAACAATTGGAGGACTGTTTTCACAAATTCTCAGTGGAGAGGAAGCATCAAGAGAGAGTGCTATCAAGTTTTTAAGTAGTGCTGTGGAAGAATATGGCAAGAAAGTGTTACATCCCTCACCTGAAACTGAAGAATACTTAGTTGAAGAGATAAAAAAG GCTATGGCAGATGTAACTGGTGAAGAATTTCGCACATTTATGACCATTCTTTCCTCATTAAAAGTAATGGGCAGTGCACACCAAGAACTTGCAGATATAGTTGGAGAACAGGCTGAACTAAGCCAACCATTCCAG CCTGGAGATGCTGATATTGTTGACAGGTTCATTTCATGCGCCAGACAAGCAATTCCATATTTTGTG aaAGGAGCTTCAGCCCAGACATTTTTCACTTACTTTGTTGAGAGTGTTTTACCAAAGCTGAATGAGGTGGTCACTTCTGATGGTGAAGATGTCAAGCTAGAGATATTGAAATTGTGTGCAGAAATGTCACCGCATGGTTTGACagatgaaaatatcaaagcagCTATAGAACCTGTCTACAACTTGCTTTTG GAATACATGCCATTACCTCCTGgtgatgaagaggaaaaaagtgCTGAAGAAAACTCTGAACCAAAGTTCCAATTTTCCTATGTTGAATGCCTTATTTCTACATTTCACCAGCTAGCAAAAAAG AACCCAGAGTTTTTGACCGACACAACTGCCGCAGAGCGCCTGAAAGATTTTCGACTTAG GCTTCAATACTTTGCTCAGGGCTGTCAAGTGTATATAAAACAACTAAGATTATCGCTGCAAGGCAAGACTGGTCCAGCGCTTCAAGaggaggaaaataaaataaaaattgtagcTCTCAGAACGACTACTAACATCAACGCTGTCATCAAG gATCTGTTTCACAATCCACCTTCCTTCAAAAGCTCCATTACGTTATCGTGGAAACCACCA gcGAAAACACAAGCGTCGACACTAACATCTCCAAAAGATTCGAAGGACACAGTAGTAGATGAGAA gcGAAAACGCGCTGGTATTACGCCAATCAAGTTCGACCTTCCACCAGAGACGAAGTCACCTAAAAAGTCCAAGCCGAGTACAATCTCTGTGTACACTCCCCCCGGTCGCCGAGCAGGAGCGTCCAATGGCGTCGTCAAGGGTCAGACCATGCCTGACGGTGGTAGGGGTCGGGGATTTCGACAAAGAGGCCGCAACCGAGGGCGAGGGAGGGGCTGGAGAGGAGGCAGATCTTAG
- the LOC131778901 gene encoding alpha-1A adrenergic receptor-like, with translation MINNFTASRSPCRAMPGNLSCSGPQIPPPEDVTSLLSLQEILHPIFTVVEFSVLCFAFLGNLLIVLTILSNKKMHSLVHMFLLNVAIADFLFSVLNIAGHAREHLLPEKALKETFCISYRPIVAVRFVAYAVSMFCLTALSVERCYMICSPLRAQFASAAVVKKLKVSVMLLIWIMALAISGPLGLCQVTVTKTFAIFLALAMHVVPLVIITLVNVKMIVALKRNAISEISAMNEDTRGRVQKLLITLILSVVIFWSPYHCLFLYFVFTGAPSSPVMEIKLTIANRVGNFVAYFNPLLNALIYYIFSKEFRAGLSTLLGRFRCKPGISIKTSRPSRQVISRYRSRKDEPHFTSTTLNEINFQHEYTTKSTTTLEGITTQF, from the coding sequence ATGATAAACAACTTTACTGCGTCAAGGTCACCTTGCCGAGCCATGCCAGGAAATTTGTCCTGTTCTGGGCCACAAATACCGCCACCCGAGGATGTTACCTCGCTTCTCTCTTTGCAAGAAATCCTTCACCCGATTTTCACAGTAGTGGAGTTCAGCGTACTCTGTTTCGCTTTCTTAGGCAATCTTTTGATTGTGTTAACGATCCTTTCGAACAAGAAAATGCATAGTCTGGTACATATGTTTCTCCTCAACGTGGCCATcgcagattttttattttctgtacTGAACATTGCCGGACATGCCCGAGAACATCTACTGCCCGAAAAGGCtcttaaagaaacattttgcatATCTTACAGACCTATAGTGGCGGTACGCTTCGTCGCCTACGCTGTATCAATGTTTTGTCTTACAGCGTTAAGCGTTGAACGCTGCTACATGATATGCTCGCCACTAAGAGCGCAATTTGCAAGTGCTGCTGTTGTGAAGAAGCTCAAAGTTTCTGTCATGCTGTTGATTTGGATCATGGCTCTTGCAATATCTGGTCCGTTAGGCCTGTGTCAAGTAACAGTCACCAAGACCTTTGCTATCTTCCTCGCACTCGCCATGCACGTGGTTCCTTTGGTGATCATTACTTTAGTGAATGTTAAGATGATTGTTGCACTGAAACGGAACGCTATCAGCGAGATAAGTGCGATGAACGAGGACACCAGGGGCAGGGTACAAAAGTTGCTGATAACTCTTATCTTGAGCGTTGTAATCTTTTGGAGCCCGTATCATTGCCTGTTTTTATACTTTGTCTTCACTGGGGCACCTTCATCGCCTGTAATGGAGATTAAACTCACTATAGCCAATAGAGTTGGGAACTTTGTGGCTTATTTTAACCCACTTCTCAACGCTCTTATCTATTACATATTTTCCAAGGAATTTCGTGCAGGATTGAGCACTTTGTTAGGACGTTTCAGATGCAAGCCTGGAATATCCATAAAAACTTCTAGGCCTTCTAGGCAAGTGATTAGTCGATACAGATCGAGAAAGGATGAACCGCACTTTACCTCAACTACATTGAACGAGATTAATTTTCAACATGAATATACAACAAAGTCTACAACAACACTAGAAGGGATAACAACACAGTTTTAG
- the LOC131778966 gene encoding uncharacterized protein, which translates to MANNVTGIFLRKEVEELRKKGEDWGLSKEQIDEAILRALGERSSSDSKNGGKTKAKKRSCFSVCLKVTVFVMLLPIFLYTALTVISVTNSSFALYIGQLTADYQYPLQRMIRFVVLPLHQFYDFTKLGAWDCMVDNPLYVPEKPDCVLCSDVNTIASRASANLTKAAFKKRFYDTASPVVVRDMPGYGDTEHSFEKFMEFYHTHQAALEEDTCEFRKNGVNNESLQNIAEFLGNWKHYQPNGEIIGWKVCYGQGLRLLRSMFPRPYCIHSEGALDKWVYLLQPAHEITESSTQPMIMTEVAQGTFDNVWMAQVTGSAHVVLEPVEDCEDKCEKFEFTLKQGDVFFFSQHTWVVNFQNQGKEPAMIFTSSFA; encoded by the exons ATGGCAAATAATGTGACGGGAATCTTTCTTCGAAAAGAAGTCGAGGAACTGCGTAAAAAAGGCGAAGACTGGGGTCTCAGCAAAGAACAAATTGACGAAGCGATTCTTCGAGCACTCGGAG AAAGATCTTCCTCAGATTCTAAGAATGGAGGCAAAACCAAGGCAAAGAAACGCAGTTGTTTCAGTGTCTGTTTAAAGGTTACAGTGTTCGTGATGCTGTTGCCCATTTTTCTCTACACTGCACTTACAGTGATTTCTGTAACAAACTCATCCTTTGCACTGTACATTGGGCAATTGACTGCTGATTACCAGTATCCACTGCAACGTATGATTCGTTTCGTGGTGTTACCCCTGCATCAGTTCTATGACTTTACAAAACTGGGTGCTTGGGACTGCATGGTTGACAACCCTTTGTATGTTCCAG AAAAACCTGATTGTGTACTATGTAGTGATGTGAATACCATTGCCAGCCGAGCCAGTGCAAATCTGACCAAAGCTGCCTTCAAGAAGCGATTTTATGATACTGCATCACCTGTTGTGGTGAGGGACATGCCTGGTTATGGTGATACTGAGCacagttttgaaaaattcatggAATTTTATCATACCCATCAAGCAGCTCTGGAGGAGGATACATGCGAGTTCAGAAAAAATGGAGTTAATAATGAGTCACTCCAAAATATAGCAGAATTTCTTGGGAACTGGAAACATTACCAGCCCAATGGAGAAATAATAGGGTG GAAAGTTTGCTATGGACAGGGCTTAAGATTGTTACGATCCATGTTTCCTCGCCCTTACTGTATCCATAGTGAAGGTGCTTTGGACAAATGGGTGTATCTCTTACAACCAGCCCATGAAATAACAGAAAGTTCCACTCAGCCAATGATAATGACAGAGGTG GCACAAGGCACGTTTGACAATGTGTGGATGGCCCAAGTCACTGGTTCAGCACATGTGGTTCTTGAGCCAGTCGAGGACTGTGAAGACAAGTGTGAGAAGTTTGAGTTTACACTGAAGCAAGGAGATGTCT TTTTCTTCTCCCAGCATACTTGGgtggtcaattttcagaatcaaGGGAAGGAACCTGCGATGATTTTCACCTCTTCATTTGCATGA